GTGGAAAAATATTGTTTGTAAAAGTCAAAAACAAAGATGAAAAAAAGACAGAACATAAAAACAAAGACAGCAAGATGCTGGATAAATTCGGGTGGGGAGCAGTGTTTTTTTCGTCTTGGATTCCAATTATCGGAGATTTTATTTTGATTTCTGCAGGAGTGAAGAAAATGAACCTTGCCAAGTTTGTTATTTTTATGATCACAGGAAAAACCTTCAAAACTATTGTAGTGGTAGCAGGATTGGGACTTGTATTTTAAAAAAATGTTTTAAACCATATTGTCTATTTATCATTTCATCATATCATTGAATGACTGTTTGGCAATATTACAAACACGTGTTTTTCGTATTTGTAGTTCAGTTCATTGTCATACCAGATACCATTTACAAGTGTCATTTAGATGAAACACCAAAATGTATTTTGATGAAATTGAGATATTTTTTCATGGTTGTTGACTAGTCTCGATATCTTTTTTTAACTCATTGTATGATTCTAGATACTCCTTTTTCATCAAATTCTCGGGTTTTGTTTTATTATTCTTGTTTGTCTGATGTATTTTCTTATTCTTTATTTTTGTCATATTATAGAATACACATACATAGGATATATTCTAGATCATGTCTTCATATAGATCAGTTTTATGTTGTTCCTTCAAAGGATTCCATTGTCATCATAACGAGGTTAGTAGAGTAGACTTGTTTCTTGATCACTTTGCAATAATTTTGTAATTGCAAAGCAAATCAACAAAAAGATTTAGATCCTTTTTATGATCTTTTTCTGCCT
Above is a window of Nitrosopumilus sp. K4 DNA encoding:
- a CDS encoding YqaA family protein; its protein translation is MEIHTQIQNIFSNDVFQDYGIIGLFLNSFLSSTAIPLPTEILTSALLLGGESQILVGIALILGSSIGGVLNYFIGFGGKILFVKVKNKDEKKTEHKNKDSKMLDKFGWGAVFFSSWIPIIGDFILISAGVKKMNLAKFVIFMITGKTFKTIVVVAGLGLVF